The nucleotide sequence AAAGGGGAGAGACTAATGCGTGTAAAGAAAGCTATAATACCGGCGGCAGGCTTGGGAACACGTTTCTTACCAGCGACAAAAGCTCAACCAAAAGAGATGTTGCCCATTGTGGATAAACCCACAATACAGTATATAGTAGAGGAGGCTCAGAATTCAGGGATAAGTGATATTCTTATCATAACGGGCAAGGGGAAAAATTCTATTGAAGATCATTTTGACAAATCGAGAGAATTGGAGTGGCAACTTGAGAGAAAAGGGAAAAGTGATTTATTGAAGAAAGTGGATAAAATAACTGAGGGTGTTAATATACATTATATACGGCAGAAAGAAGCTAAGGGACTTGCGAATGCGATACATCTAGCTAAATCGTTTGTTGGACAGGATCCATTCGCGGTAATGCTAGGAGATATTGTAACGGACTACAAGTATCCATTTTTGCGGGTGTTAGTGGAGATGTTTGGTAAGTATGGTGCCCCAATTATTGGTGTGAGCGAAGTAAAGATGAGTGAGGTTAGTAATTATGGAATTGTTGCGGCCAGTGCACAAAGTGACGGAATGCTAAAGATTAGTGATCTTGTGGAAAAACCATCTTATGATGCAGCGCCATCTAATATGGCTATCATGGGAAGATATATTTTAACGCCAGAGATATTTAATATAATACAAAATATCGATGTAGGAAAAGACGGAGAATATCAATTGACCGATGCACTAAAGGTATTATTAAAAATAAGGCCAATGTACGCATGTCAGTTTAAGGGTAAGATATATGATATAGGAAGTAAGTTGGGATTTTTGCAGGCCAATATTGATTTTGCTCTAAAACAAGATGATTTAAGGGACGGACTTTTAAAGTATATGTTAAAAAAAGTAGAGAGCATGGAAAAAGATTCTCAGGAGATTATGATTTGATAGCGATGGAATGGGAATTAGATTAAGAAAAAAATACAATATTGTGCATCTATAGAGGGTGCACAATATTTTTATCTATGATTGGAATAATGTAATAGATTAAAATAATGAGATTAGGTAAGAATGCACATTCTGTATTTTTGTTGCAGTATAGTATTTATATTTGTTGTAAAAACCGCATGGATTGTGGGGTTAGCTCGTACTGTTCTAGCGCGATTGAGCTATCGAAAAAGAACCGACTGTTTAAGCGTTGTTGCAAAAAAAGCCCCTACTTCTACGCCAAGAATTTTATGAGAAAAATTTGAGGTGTAGGTAAGGGAGGATACCGCTATATGTCTAGTGCGCCAAAGACATTGCCGAGATTATCGTGTATTACTAAACTTGCAGCGTAATCAAAAGGAGTTGGAGTTTTGTTGATTAAAATTAAATTATTTCCTCTAAAGTAGGTTATTAGGCTGGATGCAGGCTGAACAGTAAGAGATGTGCCTGCGACAATAAGAAGATTTGCGTTTTGTATTGCGCGGATAGAGTTTTCAAGAGTATCTTGATCTAGACCTTCTTGATACAGTACGACATCTGGCTTAACTATACCACCGCAGGTACACATTGGCACATCTTTACTACCGAATATATATTGTGCATCATAAAATTTATGGCATTTGGTGCAGTAATTTCGAAGAACGCTACCGTGTAGTTCGTATACGGTGCGGGATCCAGCACGTTGATGTAGGCCATCGATGTTTTGTGTTACAATAGCCTTTAATTTACCGCTATGTTCAAGTGTTGCTAGTTTAAAGTGGGTGATGTTGGGTTCAAACTTTAGCGAATTTATTTTATCGCGATAGAATTTGTAAAATTCATCTGGATGTCGCACAAAAAAACTATGACTTAATATTTCTTCTGGTGGGAACTTATATTTTAAGCTATAGAGTCCATCCTTACTACGAAAGTCTGGTATTCCGCTTTCAGTTGATACACCAGCACCTCCAAAAAATACAATATTATTACTTTCATTTATTAGTGTTAAAAACTTTTCAATTTTACTTTCCATAACATACTCCTTCCTATGTAGATTCTTTCACATGATTATTCTACCACGAATGCTAGGCAATTGTATACACATTTATGCAAGTATTTTGTTTGAATACGAAACAGAAATGAAAAAATTTGAGATATGGGAGGGAGAGGATGTTACCTTCACCAGTTTTAGACAATTCGCCAAATACGTACAAAAGTAGCAAAAAAAATACAGGTATTTTATCCAAAAATAAACTGAATGTTTATTCCAACATTGCCGCATAGTAGCAAAATTGACAAAAAGAAGTAAATTTGGAGGGCAAAAAAGAGCGTTTGAAAAATATTATCAAAAAACAAAGAAGTGCTGATGTAGCTAGATTTAGGCGATAATATTACAAAAATATTACAAGTTTATTACATGTATTTTCAAGTTATTGACGCAAAAAAACCAGGATGATATAATTGTTCTAGAGATTAGGTAGGTTAGAGGAAGTACCTATTCTAATTTAAGAGAAATAGAAGTCAGGTTATAAAGAATATTTTTAGGAGTAGGCGTAACCTGGCTTTGTTATTTGGACCTACTACCAAAATAAAAAAAAGGGGAGGATTTGAAAGTATGAGGAATCTAAAAAAACATTTATCAGTATTGCTAGTATTAATGATGGTTTTCACAATGCTAGCACCTGTATTTGCGACAACTTCATATAATTATGAAGAAGCAGCGCAAGCTTTGTATGGTTTAGGATTGTACAAAGGGGTGAGTGATAAAAATTTTGTACCAGACTTGGGAAGTCAATTAAACAGACAACAAGCAGCAATAATATTGCTTAGATTGTTTGGACAAGAACAAGACGCTCAGGCATTAACAGATGCTCAAGTAAATCAAGCATTAGCTAAATTTGCTGACGCAGACTCAATAGCTTCTTGGGCAAGAAAGCAAGTTGCATATGCAGCTATGACAGGAGTAGTAAAAGGTATACAAAGTGCAAACGGATTAGTATTTAATCCT is from Clostridiales bacterium and encodes:
- a CDS encoding NAD-dependent protein deacylase, which translates into the protein MESKIEKFLTLINESNNIVFFGGAGVSTESGIPDFRSKDGLYSLKYKFPPEEILSHSFFVRHPDEFYKFYRDKINSLKFEPNITHFKLATLEHSGKLKAIVTQNIDGLHQRAGSRTVYELHGSVLRNYCTKCHKFYDAQYIFGSKDVPMCTCGGIVKPDVVLYQEGLDQDTLENSIRAIQNANLLIVAGTSLTVQPASSLITYFRGNNLILINKTPTPFDYAASLVIHDNLGNVFGALDI
- the galU gene encoding UTP--glucose-1-phosphate uridylyltransferase GalU — protein: MRVKKAIIPAAGLGTRFLPATKAQPKEMLPIVDKPTIQYIVEEAQNSGISDILIITGKGKNSIEDHFDKSRELEWQLERKGKSDLLKKVDKITEGVNIHYIRQKEAKGLANAIHLAKSFVGQDPFAVMLGDIVTDYKYPFLRVLVEMFGKYGAPIIGVSEVKMSEVSNYGIVAASAQSDGMLKISDLVEKPSYDAAPSNMAIMGRYILTPEIFNIIQNIDVGKDGEYQLTDALKVLLKIRPMYACQFKGKIYDIGSKLGFLQANIDFALKQDDLRDGLLKYMLKKVESMEKDSQEIMI